One Triticum dicoccoides isolate Atlit2015 ecotype Zavitan chromosome 5B, WEW_v2.0, whole genome shotgun sequence genomic window carries:
- the LOC119306398 gene encoding non-specific lipid transfer protein GPI-anchored 2-like, which yields MAARARAVAATSSNSSILLAAAVALALLVSSASAQSGCTTALVGLYPCMNYISGNDTAPTKSCCSQLGSVVQSQPQCLCSALGGESSSLGGMTINKTRALELPNACSVQTPPASKCNGAGGGSAPGAGSGSKTTSTAYLQGSGGSPLQGTAGRLVFALSAAAVYAVSTV from the exons ATGGCGGCGAGAGCGAGAGCGGTGGCAGCCACGTCCAGCAACAGCAGCATCCTCCTGGCCGCGGCGGTGGCACTGGCGCTGCTGGTGTCGTCGGCGTCGGCGCAGTCCGGTTGTACGACGGCGCTGGTCGGCCTGTACCCGTGCATGAACTACATCAGCGGCAACGACACAGCGCCGACCAAGTCCTGCTGCTCGCAGCTCGGCTCCGTCGTGCAGTCCCAGCCGCAGTGCCTCTGCAGCGCCCTCGGCGGCGAGTCGTCGTCGCTGGGCGGCATGACCATCAACAAGACGCGCGCGCTGGAGCTCCCCAACGCGTGCAGCGTGCAGACCCCGCCGGCGAGCAAGTGCAACGGCG CTGGAGGCGGCAGTGCTCCGGGCGCTGGCTCGGGATCGAAGACGACATCGACGGCGTACTTGCAGGGGAGCGGTGGGTCGCCGCTCCAGGGCACGGCCGGTCGTCTGGTGTTCGCGCTCTCGGCCGCTGCGGTCTACGCCGTGTCCACCGTGTGA
- the LOC119306399 gene encoding non-specific lipid transfer protein GPI-anchored 2-like yields MAARARAVAATSRNSSILLAAAVALALLVSSASAQSGCTTALVGLYPCMNYISGSGTAPTKSCCSQLASVVQSQPQCLCTALGGDSSSLGGVTINKTRALELPNACNVQTPPASKCNGAGSGSAPGASAKTPTSPAVQTPAGLGSKTTPSAYLQGNGGSSLHGPAGLVFALAVAAVYAVSAV; encoded by the exons ATGGCGGCGAGAGCGAGAGCGGTGGCAGCCACGTCCAGAAACAGCAGCATCCTCCTGGCCGCGGCGGTGGCACTGGCGCTGCTGGTGTCGTCGGCGTCGGCGCAGTCCGGGTGCACGACGGCGCTGGTCGGCCTGTACCCGTGCATGAACTACATCAGCGGCAGCGGCACAGCGCCGACCAAGTCCTGCTGTTCGCAGCTCGCCTCAGTCGTGCAGTCCCAGCCGCAGTGCCTCTGCACCGCGCTCGGCGGTGACTCGTCGTCGCTCGGAGGCGTCACCATCAACAAGACCCGCGCGCTCGAGTTGCCCAACGCCTGCAACGTGCAGACCCCGCCGGCGAGCAAGTGCAACGGCG CTGGTAGTGGCAGTGCTCCTGGTGCCAGTGCCAAAACGCCGACCAGCCCGGCAGTGCAGACACCGGCCGGCCTGGGATCGAAGACGACGCCGTCGGCGTACCTGCAGGGGAACGGCGGCTCGTCGCTTCACGGCCCTGCGGGTCTGGTGTTCGCGCTCGCGGTCGCTGCCGTCTACGCCGTGTCGGCCGTGTGA